TGTCCATGGGTGACATCACCAACACCATGTCCATCGCCCTGGGCGGCGCCTATGTGAACGACTTCATCGACCGCGGCCGCGTGAAAAAGGTCTATGTGCAGGGAGATGCGCCCTATCGCATGATGCCCCAGGACATCGAGCGCTGGTTCGTTCGCAACGGCCTGGGCGAGATGGTGCCCTTCCAGACCTTCTCCGCGGGCCGCTGGACCTACGGCTCCCCCCGCCTGGAGCGCTACAACGGCGTGCCGGCCGTGGAAATCATGGGCTCCGCCGCCCCGGGCAAAAGCTCCGGCGACGCCATGCGCGTCATGGAAGACATGGTGGCCAAACTCCCGGCCGGGTTCGGCCTGGAATGGACCGGCCTGTCCTACCAGGAACGCATGAGCGGCTCCCAGGCGCCGGCGCTGTACGCCATTTCCGTCCTGGTGGTCTTCCTCTGCCTGGCCGCGCTGTACGAAAGCTGGACCGTGCCCACGGCGGTGATGCTCGTGGTGCCCCTGGGCATCATCGGCTCGGTGCTGGCCACCATGGGCCGCGGCCTGTCCAACGACGTGTACTTCCAGGTGGGCCTGCTCACCACCATCGGCCTCTCGGCCAAAAACGCCATCCTCATCGTGGAATTCGCCAAGGATCTGGTGGAAGAAGGCTGGGACATCACCAAGGCCGTGCTGGAGGCAGCCCGCCTGCGACTCCGGCCCATCCTGATGACCTCCTTCGCCTTCATCCTTGGGGTGCTGCCCCTGGCCCTGGCCACGGGCGCGGGCTCCGGCAGCCAGCGGGCCATCGGCACGGGCGTCATCGGCGGCATGCTCGCGGCCACGGTGCTGGGCTGCTACTTCGTGCCCGTATTCTTCCTGCTGGTGTACCGACGGTCGCGGGCTGTCCAGTCGCATCGCGGCGAATCCCCGTCCTCCATGGAGACACAACCCGCCGACGGCCCGGCCTGATCCAACCGCCACAACAGCAAGACGCCCCAGCCAGACCGGCCAGGGCGTCTTGCCGTCCTTGCATCCCTTGACGCTCCACGCCATTGCGGGCTATACTTACCAATTCAATCCATGCCCCCGTAGCTCAGTCGGATAGAGCACAGGATTCCTAATCCTGGTGCCACAGGTTCGATTCCTGTCGGGGGCACCAGAAAATTCAGGGACTTATGAGATACTCATAGGTCCCTTTGCCGTTTCCGGGACCAGCTGGTCCCGGAATGGTCCCGGATATGATGAATCCTCGATAATTTTCCGGGACCGGCCTTGACGGGCAACCGCTGCGGCCACGATCCGCGTGCGCCGAAGCTACAGCCGGCTCAGCCCATTCGCACGGGCAAGGGCGGGCTGCCGCGCATCCTCCCCCTGGCCGCCGAGCGGGCACGGGCCTGGTATGACCGGCCTCGCAGGTGCCCTCCCTTGCAGACACGCCCGGGCAGGCAAACTCGCAGCGAGCGTCGCGAGGCGGTGATCGTCGTCCTGGAGACGCTCCTCTCCCACCTCGACTTAGCGTCCCTCTGCTGCGGCACACCGACGTTGGCCGAGGGCTTCATCGACATCGACATGAAAATGCTCGTCCGCGACTCCGGCCTAGGCCAGCGGCGCATCGAGCGGGCCATCGCTCAGCTCAAGGACGCCGGGTTCATGGAAGTCACCCAGCCCCGTGGCCAGAACGAGGAAGGCAAGTATTTCGGATGCCGAGCCATCCGCGTCGTTCACGAGGCCCTCTTCGAATGGCTGGGCCTGGGGCCGATGCTCCGCCGCGAGCGCGAGCGGGCCTCGCAGCGCCTGAGCCGCAAGGCCAGGCAGGCCAATCGCAAGCTGGCCGACTTCATGCGCCGCGCCGCATCGGGTTTCCGGCCGCCTGCCAAACGTCCAAGCGTGCTCACCCAGGCGCAGCGCATCGCCTGGAGCCAGGAATGGGGCCGGCAGGTCAAGGCCGGCTACGACCTCCGCGAGGCCCAGCGACGGACCAACACCGCCTTCGGTCTGCCCCCCGACTATCAGCCCGGCCTGGACGCGTAGCGTAGATTCCCGAACTGTGTCCATCGTCCGGCCAGCATCCAGATTTCTTCCTTCCAAGACGCTATTCCACTGCATTCCGTTGCCCCTGGTTCCTCCCAAGGGCGACTTGCCACCCCGCCCGGCCTGGTCCTGCGCCTCTGGAGAAAAATAGCTGTCGCTAGGTTGGGTCGCAGGTGTCGGGCATTAACCCAAGAGACAAGAAACCAAGACCGCGACAACGCCGTCCTCTTCCGTTTCGAGCTTCGAGAAGGAAAGAATCGGCTTTTGTGAGGGCAACGGCGGGACGCTGTTCGTCCATGTGCCTGCCATATTCGATTCATCTTGCTTCGTATGCCTTACGTATTGGAAGCAGTAGCCCGCAAAAACTTTCACAAATGGCGATCTGTTCAATCATATTCAAACTATTTCAAATCCGTGACAGCTCCTTGCAGCGAACCGAACTGCGTGGAATAAGATCGACCAGACGCTGAAGGCAGGACAGGTGAAGTAGGCCCACCTTTGGTGGCCGCCTTCACGATACGAATTTGCTTATTCGCCCTTCGGGCTCAACGCGGATACGCCAGCAAGGAAAGAATGGATGCCCTCGAAAAAGCCCATCATGAAGGTCTACGTCACCCCCGAGGAGTACCGGCAGGTCATTGACCAGGCCGACCGTCACGGGCTGAGCATCTCGGCCTTTGCCCGCCGGGTCTGTCTGGGCCAGCCCCTGCCCGCCCGCGACCATCAGCAAGCCCGCCGCGAGCTGGCCCGGATCAACGCCGATCTTGGCCGATTGGGCGGGCTCTTCAAGCTTTGGCTCTGCGACGAGCGCCGCGCGGCCCCGGAGCTGACGTACCAGGTCCGCCGCCTGCTGCGGGAAATCGAGGCCCGGCAGCGCGAGTTGTGCGCCGCCGTGGGCAGGATCGCCTGATGATCAGCCGCCGCATCACCTGCAAGCCAGCCAATGACAACTACCGCCGCCTGGCCAACTACATTGCCGGTGTCGGCCCCCACCCGGACCAGGACAAGGTCCTGTTCTGCTGGACCGAGGGCTGCTGGGCCGGCGACGACTACGAATGGGGCATCCAGGAGGCCATGGACACGCAGGATCTCAACCTGCGGTCGAAAAAGGAAAAGAGCTATCACCTCATCGTCAGCTTCCGGCCGGAAGACGACGACAAGCTGACGCCGGAAATGTTCAAGGAAATCGAGCAGTCCTTCGCCGCGTCCCTGGGCTTTGCCGAGCACCAACGCCACTGCGGCGTGCACCAGAACACCGGCAACATCCACCTGCACATCGCCTACAACATGATTCACCCCGAGAAGCTGACTAGGCACGAGCCGTTTCGGGACTTTCACACCCGTGACCGCGTCTGCCGGGAGCTGGAGCGGCGCTTCGACCTTGCCGTGGACAACGGCCGCGGCCAGAGCCAGACGCCAGAAGCCGAGCGCCTGGGCGACAAGCCCGCCACCATGGAAGCCCATTCCGGCCTGGAGTCCTTCGAGAGTTACGCCAAGTCCAAGCGCGAGGCGCTGCTGCGCGCCATGCAGGACGCCACGTCATGGCGGGATGTGCATGTCACCCTGGCCGCCCACGGCCTGGCCATCGTCCTGCATGGCAACGGCCTCGCCATCATGAGCCGCCACGGCAAACAGGCCTGCAAGGCGAGTGCTGTGGACCGTAATCTCTCAAAGTCCAGGTTGGAAGCCCGCTTTGGGCCATACCAGCCTCCTGGACCAGAGGTCGCAGCGATCCCGTCTCTGGAATACTACCAGCCACGCCCCAATGTCCGCCACCGTGATGCCGGTAACGGGGAACTCTTCAAAGCTTGGCAGACCGCCATGGACGCCCGCAAGGCCGAGCTGCTGAGTATCCGTGATCAGGCCCGGACCGAGGTCGCAGCCATCACGACCTACTGGCAGAAGACCCGCCAGGAGATTGAGCAGATGCCCGCCTCCCGACGTGACCGCGCCACCTTGCTGCACCGGGCGAGGCAGAACGAGCGCCAAGTCAAACGGACCCTTTACGACCGGGCAATCGAGCAGCGCGATCAATTTCGCCGGGAGAAGCACTTCCTGACTTGGGCAGCGTTCCGGAAGATTGCACAAAATCAGCAACAGCAGCAGGCGCGGGAGCAAAGTCAGGGCCTCGAGCGCTGAACCCAGGCCCACCGCTCAAAATTCCTCATTCCCCGCCTTGTTCACCCCCATACCCACCGCCTCCTGCCGCATGCCCTCGGCCGGGAAGGGGGCCAGCAGAGGTGCGAGCGCCGCTGCGTCTGCGGCCGGGTCCAGCCACTGCGCCCACGAGTCCGGCGGCAGGATCACCGGCATGCGGTCGTGGATAGGCGCGACCAGGGCGTTGGCCTCGGTGGTCAGGATGGTGGCTGAGTGCAGCGGCGTTCCGGAATCAGGATC
This sequence is a window from Megalodesulfovibrio gigas DSM 1382 = ATCC 19364. Protein-coding genes within it:
- a CDS encoding plasmid mobilization protein — encoded protein: MPSKKPIMKVYVTPEEYRQVIDQADRHGLSISAFARRVCLGQPLPARDHQQARRELARINADLGRLGGLFKLWLCDERRAAPELTYQVRRLLREIEARQRELCAAVGRIA
- the traI gene encoding TraI/MobA(P) family conjugative relaxase, whose product is MISRRITCKPANDNYRRLANYIAGVGPHPDQDKVLFCWTEGCWAGDDYEWGIQEAMDTQDLNLRSKKEKSYHLIVSFRPEDDDKLTPEMFKEIEQSFAASLGFAEHQRHCGVHQNTGNIHLHIAYNMIHPEKLTRHEPFRDFHTRDRVCRELERRFDLAVDNGRGQSQTPEAERLGDKPATMEAHSGLESFESYAKSKREALLRAMQDATSWRDVHVTLAAHGLAIVLHGNGLAIMSRHGKQACKASAVDRNLSKSRLEARFGPYQPPGPEVAAIPSLEYYQPRPNVRHRDAGNGELFKAWQTAMDARKAELLSIRDQARTEVAAITTYWQKTRQEIEQMPASRRDRATLLHRARQNERQVKRTLYDRAIEQRDQFRREKHFLTWAAFRKIAQNQQQQQAREQSQGLER